AGGGTTCTTCACTTCTTCTTCTCAACCGTATAAATTCCTTTCTTAATCTCGAGATGATCactttagtttaattttaagaaagagaaacctctctctctctctgtcgcgtttttattttgaaaagctATTAAATATGCTTAAATAATCTtgaataaatgtgaaatttatcggaaaaagtaaaaaatattttcatttattctcAGTTattctatattattatttaCCAATAAAACAATGTCATTTTCTTTATGAATATACGgtcattaaaattaatatagtcCACATATGATTCTCGTTTgtcatattaaaatataaaattaatatagtcCACAGTGATCGAGATTGAAAATGAGTTGCACGGCGCCGTATGATTCGCATCAAACTCTTTCACTAACTTACtccaaatatttatatattttttgaataaaaataaaatatttcatttattatgTTATATGCACTCCTAATAAGCGTTACTAAATTATGAAGCATGCACTCTTACAACATGCGCTTGTAACgttgtttttaaaatttgaattaattgaatttatagTTTTCACTTTTCATGTATATTTGATTAGATTGAATGAATGAAAGGTTGGTATATTGTTATATATTACATCGGCTCATTAACgaagtataaatatatattacctATATATTGCAATTTCACTAGTAGTGGATCATCGAAATTATAACAAATTATTCTATCTAGTCTAGTAAGAAAAATGGTGACATTAACATTCGCTctatgatatatttttttaatgtttttttacaTAGTATAAAAATATAGCATGAGAGAGtcttaaaatatcaaatatatttacaatattAAATCTATTCTCGATGCAAGAGTTGTAATTACTTCTTTTTAATTACAATGAGAGTAGATCAATGTAAAACTAAATAAACTACTTCTATCCCTTATTGATATACATAGTCCTAcaattgtttatttttcaattagCTTATTTAAAGGCTGAGTAAAAGTAGGTCAATATATaactaaataaacaaaaatagacCAATAAGGAatagttatttgattataaaGCAAATTGAAAGTCTCTCAATATATAATTACAATTCATGCATAAAAATAGATATAGATAACACACGACGCATCAAATTATGCAATCTGatacaaaaatttattaaatttgacgGACAAATGAGACAATCAAATATgtttatatgaaaaaataataaaaaattaatgaaaaaatgaaCATTACTTGATTAAATATAATAGAATAAATGAAAATCATAAAACTTCTCAGACTTTCTAGATTTCTCACTACATTAAAAATGCGTTCTTTAAAGAGCAAAGCAAGAAGCATCGAGAATCAATTACCAAGAGCAAAGCTTAGCCAACTAATTGCAAGAGTTTGAACTGTCAATGGAAGCCAACGCGCCTCAAATCGTGGACGTGGGTTCGGTGGTGGAGGCGATTTCAGCTGATGATTTCGACGCTCCCCTCTACGAAGTCGAGAGCATCTGCATGCGCTGCCGCGAAAACGTATGCTCtcttccatttcatttttcatcACAATCATTTATGAATTTTGCTGCGGATTCTTCAATTATGTTATCTGGGTTTTTCATTTGGAATTGTATTAGAGGGTCCCAAGTTGCAAGAttgctttttttatttcattttattaaatttttaaaaattacaattgAGTTTATGCTGTATGGTTGTTTGAACTTCACACTGTGTGGGGTAAAATTGAATGGTGAATACTCTCAATTTTAGCTCGTGAGTTTGGTAATTTATGTATCTTTTCTTGTGTAGATTTGATGGATTGAAGATCTTTTCTTGCTGTTGTTTGAGttcttatgtttttttattgattgCTTTTGGGAAATTACAGCTATAAATCAAGCTTTTGTTGATCAAATTATTGGTTTTTAGCTTCTTATTTGTCTGTGGCTCTTGATTTGTATGAGTTAGATTACCATTCTTGTGAGCCTTTGTGTGTTTATCAAATTATTGGTTTTTAGCTTTTTGTTTACCTGTTTTTCTTTCTCCCTGATGAAGTACTTTTCCGCAGGGCACGACTCGGTTCTTGCTAACTGTAATTCCTCATTTCAGAAAGGTAACTAGTTCCCTTTAGTCATTGAACTATCCCGATTCTGACTGTATTGTGTATATATCATAGATTTGGATTTGCCTTTTCGAAGTAACCATAGTATTCCTATTAAAGAGTCAAGATTCAGTGTAAATTGAAGTAACGAGTGCTTGCCTGCATATTGTATATGTTTAGAGAACTATCCATCTTATATTCGAAGCTTAATTGTTCCGTTTTTGATGTATCTTTTGTGACAGATATTGCTGTCAGCCTTTGAATGTCCACATTGTGGTGAGAGGTAATTCAATCTAGAACGATACCAGCTGATGTTTTTGGCTTTCGAGCTTGTAATTTTGTTGATTCGTATTCCCTTTTGTGCCTTCTTTCTCAAGGAATAATTACGTGCAATTTGCCGGTGAAATCCAACCTAAAGGCTGCCACTATGTACTGGATGTTCCATCAGGCGATAAAAAGGTGTTTGATGTTTGCTTTAGCTTTGATATTAACCCCGAATTTTCGACCTTGAACAATGAAAGTTGCTCGTTTTGATATCATTATACGCAGATGTTCAGTCGTCAAGTGGTGAAATCCGAGACTGCCACAATCAAGGTACTTTGCTGGTTTACAACTTTGTTGTTTATTAGTTCGTCGAAATGCAGAGGCTTTTCCGTTTTATCTCATTCTTGTGTCGATTCTGCAGATTCCCGAATTGGAGTTTGAGATCCCTCCGGAGGCTCAACGTGGTTCTTTGTCAACGGTATGTTTTCTGTACCTCTTTTACACCGGAATGGGTAACTTCACTCTTGGTTCTCTCGTATTTTAAAGTGAACCTGCGTCGTCTTTGCTTATTTAGTGGTACTAATATTCTCTGATGCACGGTTAGGTAGAAGGGATACTGGCCAGAGCTATCGAGGGGTTGGAGACTCTTCAGGAAGAGCGGAAGGTAAAGTTCGCTTGTGTCTGCTTGCTAGCAGCCGTTGTCATTGCCATTGccctaataataaaaaattcccTTTGTTTCAGAGAGTAGATCCCGAGACGGCTGAGGCAATCGACAAGTTCTTGGTGAAACTGAGAGCTTGTGCATCTGGCGAGTCGCATTTTACCTTCATTCTCGATGATCCTGCTGGAAACAGCTTCATTGAGAATCCGTAAGCGATCCTCTACTTCTAAAATATTCCTCCGGATTAATCTTGAGCGTCGTTATGTGTGGTCATATATGTTTCTTATGATCACGTTGCAATATGAAATAGGTGCGCTCCATCGTCGGATCCATCACTGACTATCAAGTTCTATGAGCGAACACCTGAACAACAAGCGGCCTTAGGCTACGTTGCAGACATGGCACAACGAGAACCTGGTGTTGAAAACCTAGATGGCTCGAACAATGTAACTCTAGCACAAGATGAGCCACAAGGCTTGGTTGGAGCGAGAGCTGGCCGCCGAGCTATTGCACAGGGTAACAGTGCAGAAATTGCAGATTCTCTGTTTCGATATTCAGCTCCGGAAGAGGTACATTCGCCATCAAATCCGAGTTTATACGTTACACCATGTTTTCGAGTAATAATCACAACACTTTTCTCATGACAGGTCATGACTTTTCCATCGACTTGCGGCGCTTGTGCCGCGAGCTGCGTGTGTCGTATGTTCGTGACAAGTATCCTTTCTATTGTCGCATCACATTTTCCGTTTTGTCGTATCAAAGTTGTTAGCTTTAACCGTAAACAGACATCCCTTACTTCCAAGAAGTGATTGTTATGGCTTCCACTTGTGACAGCTGTGGTTACCGTAACTCAGAGGTTCGTTCAGCCTCTTATTTCCTCCTGTTCCCTCATACCTTCGTACCGATGATTCAATCATCTACTTTGCAGGTGAAGCCCGGTGGTGCTATTCCCGAAAAAGGGAAAAAGATAGTCGTTCGTGTGAAGAACGTCAGAGATCTTAGCCGCGACGTCATAAAGGTGTGTACGCCGTTTTTTATTCCATCAAAGTCCATTTCATGTTACCTTGTTGCTAATTATACCCTCGATCGTTTTAGTCGGATACGGCCTCTGTGGTAATACCAGAACTCGAGCTGGAACTGTCGAGTGGCACATTAGGCGGACTTGTCACGACTGTCGAAGGCTTGATTTCCAAGATTGGTGAAAGTAAGTTTCTTGTATATTTAACATCATCTCGTCTTTAGCTTGAACGCTTATCTGAATCATCGACCCGCAATTGCAGGCCTCGAACGAGTGCACGGGTTCACTTTTGGTGATAGCATCAGTGATGACAAGCGGAGCAAGTGGAAAGAATTCCAGGCGAAAATCGAGCAGCTTAAAAGGATAGAAGAGCCTTGGACTTTGATTCTCGACGATGCGCTATCCAATTCTTTCGTTGCACCCGTGACCGATGAAATGAAGGACGACGCCCAGTTATCATGTAAGTTCGTCCCCTATCTCGATTTTCGTTGGATTTTTCGTCCTTGTAATGTCCGTCTGATCCTGCCACTTGAACGTGGTGCTTGGGCTCAGTCGAGGAATACGAGAGGTCGTGGGAGCAGAACGAGGAACTCGGTCTTAACGACATGGATACGTCGGCCGCCGACGCTGCTTATGATTCTGCTAATGTTGAACCAAATGAGAAAGCTAAGGATGCATGATTGTTCATTGTTGTGTGACccaaatttttgttatttatagtagtagtagtatgttTTTTTGTAAGTTGTAGTATGTTACTGGACATTGATATTATACATACTATGGTTGAATTATGGATCTTTTTCACCAACTTAGAACTtattgtaaaaatcactatgcATTTTGATGGTGTTTGAAATTTTCCACAATTTGATGACTTCGGTGAAATTGAATCATATGTGGCTTATATATTGGATATAATTTCGAGTATTTGTTGTAAATGAGGTCATTTGTAAGTAAATATTATGACTAAATGTCAAAGCCAAATGAACTTTTTCgtgttttttattgaatttttttcttgtttatttAGGATCGAATGATTAATAGAATAATAGTCATATTTGTTAATCATCTTTACTGAATTTCTTCCATCTTCAATTAGATTTGGCTGGGTAAAAACTAGGGGTgagtaggtacggtataccttaccgaaaccaccataccgtaaTTCGGTATgtgaaaaaatcatacctttattttaccaaaattttcggtatactttattttcaatatgaagaattttcataccgatatcgtacctcattttcggtatgccgtaccaaagttcggtatgtcatacttttgcggtataccttactttcaatatcaataaaaattgaatatttgagtttttagaatactatttatattttatagtaatttaaataatatacggggtattaaatactagtatattttattcatatattatatttcacaataaattttataatttaaaaatatataaatactttatattattatattcatattttactgtatataccttaaattacggtatatatcgaatttcggtatgccgcgatatataaaaattcatacatttaccttaccgaaatatttcagtaaggtatcataccgtaccgaaaatcacggtataccgaaaatttagtattttcggtacgataaggccggtatttcggcatttcggtatttttctcTAGCCCTAGTAAAAACTGCGTATTTATAGAGAAAAATAGAGTAGTGATATTTATATTAGTGTAAGagagaatttaaaaaaaaatagaaatgtgatatttttaatgggacaaatttAAAAAAGGAGACATTTTTTATGGTATTTACGATGCTTGTACATTTGATGATATTAAATGTATGAATGTATGACGGGAGTATATTGAAATAGGCAACTGAAAAGCGCGGGAAACAAAAGGGGcttaaattagggtttttttaaCGAAAGGTTGGAGATTTTGCTGTCGATCCTTGTTCACTGCTCTTCGATGGACGGAAAAGACGAAGGACCATCGGATTCGGAAGCTCCGGTGGCCGTCTACCTGAGCAGAAGTGGCGCAGCGGCGGACCTGACGGGGAAAGTGCATCAGCTTCCGTGCTGCATCAAGCACGATGGACCCACCCCTGTTTCTCACTACTTCAAGCCCAAACCCACTGGTATAATTCGATGGATGTACAGCTCGTCTATGGCGTACAAATGATTTATGCACTATCTAAAACTCTCGAATGCTTCAATTTTTGTAGAAATGGAGGTGGATGGGCTAAAAGTGGAGGAAGCTCACTTCAGAGGGAGGAAATTGAACGGAACCACTGTTGCTCTTCCGCGTGGCTATTCTGGTAATCGTGATTGCCTTTTTGTTAACCTCAGATTTCCGGCATTTTTATTTGGTTTGATTTTGCGAAGAAATGTTTGAAAGATAACTTAATTTCAACCCTCAGTTTGTTAATGTGATCTTTATTCTGTATGTACTAGCAATGATTTCTTAATTTTGGCCTTTGTTCTTCGAATCAACATTATCTGCTTTTGAACCGATTTTCCAGTGATATGAAATCTGTAGTATGGCAAAAAGCTCAATTGGATTCAACTATcttgaaacttttttttttatcacatttAACTTCAAAAGCTCAATTGGATTCAGCTATAACTGTATCACTCTTTCTAGGTTTCATTATAGGAAAGAAAGGTCATGATCAAGGGAATAATGATGCGAACTCGCACTGCTGGGAGACAGCTGCGACTTTTGATGACATCACGGCCTGGAATCACGAAGCAATCCCTTCAAAAGATGATGCATTTTTGCGCGCTTTTCATTGGTTTGCCGCTGCCAATGCTGTATGTTACGGTTTGATTATTTTTAACCTCAGTTCTTTGACTTATTGAAAGAATTGTAAGTCTTGGTTTCCATTGTTAAAAGTGTCTCTTTGCGAACTGCAGCTGCATCAAACTGTAACTGCTGAAGATCTGGAATCTGCGTGCATTGATTAGGAGCCGGTTTGATTTTACAATGACCATTTCTCAGCTAAATATGACACAACTTGACTAGGCAGGAATGTGCTTTGAACTTGTCTATGCCTTCCAATATGCAAAATATGATTCTCCATCGATCATTTCTTGCTGTTAAATATGGCTAGGAATATTATTCTTCATTCATtgattctctttttcttttcttttctttagatTGAATAGTATTTAAGTTCTGCATTCCACGATTAAGACAAGCGGGCCTACATCTGCAAAAAGTTTAGTTAAAAGTAGTTGAAGTCCACGGCTCATAGCTCTTAAAGGAAAGAATGTGCTTTGAATTGTCTATGCATTACAATATGATTCTACATCTATAATTTCTTGCTGTTAAATATGGCTTAGGGATATTCTTCTTCTTTCATTGATTctcttgttttctttctttgcTGTAGATTGaattagtagtatttaaattCTGCGTTCCACAAGTAAGACAGGTGGGCGCGAAAAGTTTAGTTAAAAGTAGTTGAAGCCCACGGTTCATAGCTCTTAAGAAATGGTGGCTGGCTCTTTACACTTTAGCATAGATGCATCAAGCTTATTGCTGCACTATGTTTATTTATTCTCACTTATTTTCAAGAGTATCTTAAATTGTTTATCTTGTTTAGTTCTTGGGAAATACTTTGATGGTTTAATGCAATTACTTGAATCAATATGTGCAGATTGCACTCTTACTTTCTGAACtcctttgtgtgtgtgtgtgaaggaGATGAATGTGTTAGGGTGTGTGTTGGGGGTGGGGATTGAAACGATGAGATCCTTTGTTCGAAATTCAAATTCCGTCTCATATTCCAacaatgggacggagggagtattattttggaaCAGAGGATCTTGTTCGGTGAGGTGTCGTTATCATGTCCCTGAGCCGGGGAATCCATGTCGGCCGCGGAGGGCTGACCCGAATCCATTTGTATGGTTGTTCACCACTAATACACTACTTATTAGTTATATATGCTGTGAAGTAATTATTTCTGATGCTTTTGAATATATTAGAAAGATCATTGCCCagaaaaaaaatgacataattggGTTGGAATATTACCTTTTATTAAAATGTGTATGATATTTGAATagctttattctttatttcgtTGCAATTATAAAGTGTAGTCGAAGTTGGAGGCCACTTTAACTATgagtaatattaatattattatcaaaTTAGGCGCACATTTTATTCGCTGCATTCATCACACGCTTTCCCAATCTGTCACAAGTATTTAttcctattccactaactttaattcagaaaaataaaaatcaaattacTCTATTTTTTCCTAGTTCACCTATATGTATAAATATGAGGGACACAACCATCAAATTTTACAACTCCTCAACTCATAAACACACATTGTTTCTTCACCATCACAAATATAGAAATGGCCTCCAACACTACCGCACATCATTCTGGAAATTCCTCATTAAAATTCACCAAGGTACATACTACTATACTATCACATACACGTTATAAACACACTTAAAAGAGTTTTTTTTAAGATGTCTTACAAACTAAGTCGGTGTTTCATCGTTGTGATGTGTGCAGGAGGAACATGGAATGAAGATTTCACCTAGAAACCTCAACATTGTACGGGGCAACGACGACCGCTATTGGAAAGTACAGAAAAACAAGTGAGTTTAATTcatcaaattattattattatttttataacgAATTCATAATATTTCACGAGAATTTTGctaaaatcaatattttttaccaattattattatttttagtgATTCGGCGGCGGCAGAGCTGAATCAAGTGAGCTGGCTAGAGGTGACCGGAGGCGTGGAAGGGACGACAACGACGAAGAGCTACGAAGTAGGGTTTATTGTGTCGTTGAATGCAGATGCATTTGGATGGGGGAATTATCCGATTTACATCATGATTAAGGGAGGGAATGAAGACAATATTACATGGACTAAAGTTCAGATTAACCCTGATAAAAAAGGCCAGTTTGAGATTAAGGGGAAATTGATGAAATCTAATGATCAAATCGGAGCTTCGGACAATGAGAAGCTCAGCTTCGGATTGTACGAGGTTTGGAGTGGGAAGTGGAAGGGAGGTCTCAAGATTCACCATGCGTATGTCAAGgaaatttgatttgaataattttttttttatatatggtTATATCTTTTGTACTACTagatttatttcatttaatttgagGATGTTTGTGTCTTCATATAGAAATTGATGATTCTATGTAGTTTTCTAATGTCTAATAAAAATGTTGATCATTTGGTTAAATCATGTTTTCTACCATACCCTCTCTTTTAATAAAGATAATCACTCATAGTATAGAATAAAATTTGTATCAGGTTGGAATATGGTTTTTGTACATTTGTAGTAGTATACAATATAAGTATGTCATGTTCATGATACATAAGTTATCACTATGACTCGTTGCGATAGATACGAGAACATAATTCGTCGGGATTTGCAAGGATCCAGCCATGTGGCGAGTCATCGATTTCTCCAGCACTAAGCAGATCGATTGTGCTGCCAAGTACACCGCAATGTGCCACCGTGCTGTTGGCCGTAGCCGGGGACAGTTAACTGACTTCACAATTCAATACTTTGGCGGCGACAAACTCATGGAATACATTGCTGATCGGTATTTATCATGTGCATTTCTGTTCATTGTGTGATTGTGGAGACATGCATTGCTTGATTTTCATCTTTTTGTGTCTAATCATTTTTCTACTTGTTTTTTATGATTGAAAATATTAGACTTGTTTAGAAATTTGGTAGTGCCCCCATAAGTCATAACTAGTAGCTAAGCATATGCAAAGAAGCCTTGCAAATTGGCATATTTGGATAAATAACACTCACCTTTCCCCCCCTTTTGTCTAGGTTTTTTTGTTGCTTGATTAGGTTTAGGTGGTGTGAATGTTTATGCTATGCTTTTGGTTCATTTAGTTTTGTCAACGCAGCTTTATGTCTTTTATTAGTGTGCTTGATGTCTTTATTTTGTGAACTCTTCTTGGGTGCATGATTTTGCACCTACCTGACTTCATGCCTTACAATATACTCTCTCACTAGCCTATAAATCGAGATTTTGGAGAtgatatgagttttaatacGGAATTGATAACGCAGGAgatatatagaaagaaaaattgaaGTAGAATGAGGAGTGAGTACGATTACTCTGTCACTTGACCAATATTTGGGATACTCCACGTTATATGgctcatttaattttgtgataaAGATCAATTATTTTagtcttttttaatttttttctatttgttttattcttttttgCACTAAACTGATTAAACCTTACTTGCATATTTTCGTGCCTAATAAAAGCACCTTGTTCAACGGGAGTATTTACTACATTTACACActtttacaaaaaaatttaactcTGCTAAATACTCGTGACCAAAAGGTTAGTCCTTATTAATGAGAAGGAAGTATTTAATGCTTGCACACAAAATTAAGTTATAGCTAGTACTAAATTCAAACATACATGAGGTATTTGTTTTAGTACAAATGACTTCATGTATTTCAAAATCATTATAAGAATTACTATTGAAAAAATCTTATAACTTGAAACCTTTCTATcgttattaattttaattttaatttcttaatataaaataaatatacctaagaaataaaaaaatgtagtaTAAAAAACGTTAGTATTTTCTACTACTACTTAAATTAACGAGGCTGATACCAGATTTATGTGACAGGAAATTACTTAATCATGTCACTAATCATGACAAAAATTTCAGCTAACAAGTCAAAATCTGTCTCTCCGATCCATCTTGGATAAGTCGAACTCACATTAATCAAAGTTGATTAAAGCATTAAACTATTCAAACCCATGCATATGCAATGTGGTTGTTGTTGATTTGTTAGTTTTGATTTGTCTATGACAATCTTCTTTAACCACTTCCATTTTCAGACTAATTTATCAAAAGTCGTGGCCTTTAATGTCACTAATTAGGGTTTAATTAGCTTTTGAAAACTAAATATGGTAATTAATAATCAAATCGAAACCCATGGTGTCTCCATGTTGGGGCCCATGTTCATGCATGTTATCAAGTAAAAAAAAGCTGTGTATATTTCCATTAATTGCTGTGATTTTGCTacgttttgaattttgattggTGATGGAGCTagaatttttgttttgttggaTTTGGACTATATATAAGCTGGTGGAGATGGgatatttttatgtttaatcttgtttaatatttttaaatattgatGTTGAAGTATTGTCACGTTGTGCCATAAGTGTGCAAGAATAATAGTATCTGTAATTACTGGTtcaataaataagaaaaaaaaattatgtaatgATGCAAGTTATTAAATGAGCATGTGCACTTTATGATGTTGTGTGGTAGCTAGCTGTTCTGCTGCTGCAGATTAAATGCTTAATTAATATGGAAGTGCTTAAATTACTTTAAATTTTGTATAGTAATTTGCTATTGGCTTACGCAAAATTTCATTATATTCGGTCTTTTGCTACTGTCAATCCCAAGGTAAAACAACTTCATTCGCAATACATTGCCCTTaagaataaaattatgaaaattttcccCTTTTATTTTGGGAAATGCTatgtggccacattatggcGGGCCATAATAGGATATTTTGATCAGTATACATAccaaacaattaataaattaataaaatcataaagATATTCATATATTCTGATTTAAAAGTAGTTATAgatattaaacaattaaattataaaatataaaataataaattaaagtttaaaaAAACTGAGTGGATATCTAACATAAGAAACGAAAATGAGCTACATATTCAAAGTTCTAAGATGATTTGACGACTTAGTCTTTTATGTGTATTATTTCGGGACAAAGGGTAAATTAGTCTTAGATAATTGTTACTTTTAAGATGAACTAAATCCAAGTAAATAAGCATTAAAggtaacaatattttatttttatggtcagccacattatggccatttagcactactcttttattttaccCATCTTTGATTAATATCTTAATTTGATAGTATTTAATTACAACATACTATTATAAGGGTAAAATTCTCTACTTTCTTAGTATATATAATTTGGCGACCATGAACAGTTAAAAAAATGGATATTTCCAATTCCTAAGTAGATAGtaactttttcaatttatttgatTATAATTGAAATTTCTGCATGTTTGAGACCTACATAAGTACTTTACACAAGTCTTGCGTGAACGTCACCGCCTCCGCCTATGAATTAAACTATGTTATCTAATTCatataattatagtattaaaatcCACGGCTatattatgattatttttttgttagcATATTTTGCAGTTTCAgaaatataatttcttattctccattttttttgtgtaattgcaATTTGCTAATATGTATGTGTGCAATTTATGGCCCTATCCGATTAAAAAATCGAACCATAATTCACTAAGGCCCCACACGAATTAAAATCAAAAGCCCATATATAAAagattaattaacaaaattttaCTTAGTAGGACTGTAGGAGTATTAATTGTTTCTACTATGCAGTCAATTTATTTTACCAAAAATGGATACCtcaataaaacaattaaaaatgaaaaacaattgaAAAATTGCTGATGGACATAtatccctccgtccccgattaagagtcacacttttccatttcggtctgtccccaattaagagtcacactttatttttaccataaatggtaagtaggtcacacattccagtaactcacttcactcacattttattataaaactaatataaaaaagtgagtctcacattccactaactttttcaaccaacctttatttacatttcttaaaacttatgCCCGgtcaaaatgtgactcttaatcggggacggaggaagtataattttataaaaaacatGCGTCAGATAATGGAATCAAAATGAAGTAGTTTTCCGATGACCAATCAACCCAAAAGTTAAACTAAATTATTTCTAAAAAAAGCTACACTAAATAATTTGGtcccaaaaaataaataagtaaattaTTGACGCAAAATACGGTGTGCGATCCTTTAAAATATTGAATTATCTTCGGTTTTTATCCTTTTTCTTTGTATGATAAATCTCACATATAATTGAGCATTTACTTTTCCTAACTTTGAGCATTTTCAATTATTTGCACTTTTTTCTGCCGCAAATT
This DNA window, taken from Salvia splendens isolate huo1 chromosome 18, SspV2, whole genome shotgun sequence, encodes the following:
- the LOC121777213 gene encoding zinc finger protein ZPR1-like; this encodes MEANAPQIVDVGSVVEAISADDFDAPLYEVESICMRCRENGTTRFLLTVIPHFRKILLSAFECPHCGERNNYVQFAGEIQPKGCHYVLDVPSGDKKMFSRQVVKSETATIKIPELEFEIPPEAQRGSLSTVEGILARAIEGLETLQEERKRVDPETAEAIDKFLVKLRACASGESHFTFILDDPAGNSFIENPCAPSSDPSLTIKFYERTPEQQAALGYVADMAQREPGVENLDGSNNVTLAQDEPQGLVGARAGRRAIAQGNSAEIADSLFRYSAPEEVMTFPSTCGACAASCVCRMFVTNIPYFQEVIVMASTCDSCGYRNSEVKPGGAIPEKGKKIVVRVKNVRDLSRDVIKSDTASVVIPELELELSSGTLGGLVTTVEGLISKIGESLERVHGFTFGDSISDDKRSKWKEFQAKIEQLKRIEEPWTLILDDALSNSFVAPVTDEMKDDAQLSFEEYERSWEQNEELGLNDMDTSAADAAYDSANVEPNEKAKDA
- the LOC121776117 gene encoding ribonuclease H2 subunit C-like, whose protein sequence is MDGKDEGPSDSEAPVAVYLSRSGAAADLTGKVHQLPCCIKHDGPTPVSHYFKPKPTEMEVDGLKVEEAHFRGRKLNGTTVALPRGYSGFIIGKKGHDQGNNDANSHCWETAATFDDITAWNHEAIPSKDDAFLRAFHWFAAANALHQTVTAEDLESACID
- the LOC121777323 gene encoding protein PHLOEM PROTEIN 2-LIKE A9-like: MASNTTAHHSGNSSLKFTKEEHGMKISPRNLNIVRGNDDRYWKVQKNNDSAAAELNQVSWLEVTGGVEGTTTTKSYEVGFIVSLNADAFGWGNYPIYIMIKGGNEDNITWTKVQINPDKKGQFEIKGKLMKSNDQIGASDNEKLSFGLYEVWSGKWKGGLKIHHAYVKEI